In the Vigna radiata var. radiata cultivar VC1973A unplaced genomic scaffold, Vradiata_ver6 scaffold_223, whole genome shotgun sequence genome, one interval contains:
- the LOC106753293 gene encoding 60S ribosomal protein L27a-3, producing MTTRFKKNRKKRGHVSAGHGRIGKHRKHPGGRGNAGGMHHHRILFDKYHPGYFGKVGMRYFHKLRNKFYCPIVNIDKLWSLLPQEAKDKATADKAPLLDVTQFGYFKVLGKGVLPQNQPLVVKAKLVSKIAEKKIKEAGGAVVLTA from the coding sequence atgaCGACTAGGTTTAAGAAGAACAGGAAGAAGAGAGGTCATGTGAGCGCCGGGCACGGTCGTATCGGAAAGCACAGAAAGCATCCCGGAGGTCGCGGTAACGCCGGTGGTATGCACCACCACCGTATCCTCTTCGACAAGTACCATCCAGGTTACTTCGGCAAGGTGGGTATGCGCTACTTCCACAAGCTCCGGAACAAGTTCTATTGCCCCATCGTCAACATCGACAAGCTATGGTCCCTTCTCCCCCAGGAGGCCAAAGACAAGGCCACCGCCGACAAAGCTCCCTTGCTCGATGTCACCCAGTTTGGCTActttaaggttttgggtaaGGGTGTTTTGCCTCAGAACCAGCCTCTCGTTGTGAAGGCCAAACTTGTCTCCAAGATCGCCGAGAAGAAGATCAAGGAGGCCGGTGGAGCCGTTGTTCTCACCGCTTAg